From one Nonomuraea polychroma genomic stretch:
- a CDS encoding polysaccharide lyase family 8 super-sandwich domain-containing protein: MPHLSRRQVLSLLPAAGLLAVASPARAAAGVDHARLLANTVAIFAGTADVNARPEVAGKLAAIVRTARQRLTAMDQAGDGELFAGLKLGTDDVNLRLAYQYLYEIALATRTPGGELNGDTAAQGRVVNGLQWLHERYFADQSAGYYGNWHNWEIGIPTHVSRTLVLLAERVREERPELVATYIASMDAYLRNGKDGDIDLDSRFHTGANLADIAANRILQGALTSDDARVGKAISDQATVFATIDPYNLQHGVTDGYYRDGSFIQHHSVAYTGSYGRALLTRVVQTLKTLEGVSTGGGSDLPGVVYRWIADGFAPLIFEGWMMEIVKGRAVSRTTTGYADVGTIVEAIADLADHVEDPGALALKKYVKFLPAADTAAFVSPVSIARYAAIRADSAIPAADLNPPERCLAYNAMDRTVHRRPRYAFALARSSDRISKYEYMNGENLMPWFQGDGAYYLYLAGEDQREVFGVDYYTAVSPYRLAGVTAPVEERRTVPELYGRFWYENPGHPLNFTSSSQSQNTYVYFPRAGNAFSGGATLGAYGAAGMVQSDDAAYTAKQAGILPDDFVAYRNARATKSWFLLDDEIVVLVADVSGQGGRAAVTTVDSRIAAPGDAVVLTGERWDGGAWQAGDTTPPRWLQYANGTRRTAIGYAFLTRQPVAAGLETVTRSRRVVRTANPDTSVTKNVFTASVTHPATGDLPALAYALVPNATEGRLRGYADGPLTVLANNRHVQAIKHKTLGIVAANVFTDGPRHAGHLLVDGPASVIVQSGERTVVALSDPTMKRDRVSVVLHGTSLRVDSADEGVTVRRVPGGTLVQATTRHAYGRTFTATLR; this comes from the coding sequence GTGCCGCACTTGTCTCGTCGCCAGGTTCTCTCCCTGCTCCCCGCCGCCGGCCTGCTCGCCGTAGCCTCCCCCGCGCGTGCCGCGGCAGGGGTCGATCACGCGCGGCTGCTCGCCAACACCGTGGCGATCTTCGCGGGAACCGCGGACGTCAACGCCCGGCCCGAGGTCGCGGGCAAGCTTGCCGCCATCGTCAGGACCGCCAGGCAGCGGCTGACCGCCATGGACCAGGCCGGCGACGGCGAGCTGTTCGCCGGCCTGAAGCTCGGCACCGACGACGTCAACCTGCGGCTCGCCTACCAATACCTGTACGAGATCGCGCTCGCGACCCGCACGCCGGGCGGCGAGCTCAACGGCGACACCGCCGCCCAGGGAAGGGTCGTCAACGGCCTGCAGTGGTTGCACGAGCGCTACTTCGCCGACCAGTCGGCGGGCTACTACGGCAACTGGCACAACTGGGAGATCGGCATCCCGACTCACGTCAGCAGAACGCTGGTCCTGCTGGCCGAACGGGTGCGGGAGGAACGGCCCGAGCTGGTGGCGACGTACATCGCCTCCATGGACGCCTACCTGCGCAACGGCAAGGACGGCGACATCGACCTCGACTCCCGCTTCCACACCGGGGCGAACCTGGCCGACATCGCCGCCAACCGGATCCTGCAGGGCGCGCTGACCAGCGACGACGCCCGCGTCGGCAAGGCCATCTCCGACCAGGCCACCGTCTTCGCCACGATCGACCCCTACAACCTCCAGCACGGCGTCACCGACGGCTACTACCGCGACGGCTCCTTCATCCAGCACCACTCGGTCGCCTACACCGGCTCCTACGGTCGGGCCCTGCTGACCCGCGTCGTGCAGACCCTCAAGACGCTCGAAGGCGTGTCGACCGGTGGCGGCTCGGACCTGCCGGGCGTGGTGTACCGCTGGATCGCCGACGGCTTCGCCCCGCTGATCTTCGAGGGCTGGATGATGGAGATCGTCAAGGGGCGGGCGGTCTCGCGTACCACGACCGGCTACGCCGACGTCGGGACGATCGTGGAGGCCATCGCCGACCTGGCCGACCACGTCGAGGACCCCGGCGCTCTCGCCCTGAAGAAATACGTCAAGTTCCTGCCGGCCGCGGACACGGCCGCCTTCGTCTCCCCCGTCAGCATCGCCCGCTATGCGGCCATCCGCGCCGATTCCGCCATCCCGGCCGCCGACCTGAATCCGCCCGAGCGCTGCCTGGCGTACAACGCCATGGACAGGACCGTCCACCGGCGCCCCCGCTACGCCTTCGCCCTGGCGCGCAGCTCGGACCGGATCAGCAAATACGAGTACATGAACGGCGAGAACCTCATGCCCTGGTTCCAGGGCGACGGCGCGTACTACCTCTACCTCGCGGGCGAGGACCAGCGCGAGGTCTTCGGCGTCGACTACTACACGGCCGTCTCGCCGTACCGGCTGGCTGGGGTCACCGCGCCGGTGGAGGAGCGGCGCACGGTGCCCGAGCTGTACGGCCGGTTCTGGTACGAGAACCCGGGCCACCCGCTGAACTTCACCTCCTCCTCGCAGTCCCAGAACACCTACGTGTACTTCCCGCGCGCCGGGAACGCCTTCTCCGGCGGCGCGACGCTCGGCGCGTACGGCGCGGCCGGCATGGTCCAGTCCGACGACGCCGCCTACACCGCCAAACAGGCGGGCATCCTGCCCGACGACTTCGTCGCCTACCGGAACGCCCGCGCGACCAAGTCCTGGTTCCTGCTCGACGACGAGATCGTGGTGCTGGTCGCGGACGTCTCCGGACAGGGCGGCCGCGCCGCGGTGACCACGGTGGACAGCCGCATCGCCGCCCCCGGCGACGCGGTCGTGCTCACCGGCGAGCGTTGGGACGGCGGGGCCTGGCAGGCGGGCGACACCACGCCGCCGCGGTGGCTGCAGTACGCCAACGGCACCCGGCGTACCGCGATCGGCTACGCCTTCCTCACCAGGCAACCCGTCGCGGCCGGGCTGGAGACGGTGACCCGCAGCCGCAGAGTCGTGCGTACGGCCAACCCCGACACCAGCGTGACCAAGAACGTCTTCACCGCCTCGGTCACCCACCCCGCCACCGGCGACCTCCCCGCCCTGGCCTACGCCCTGGTCCCGAACGCGACCGAGGGCCGCCTGCGCGGCTACGCGGACGGCCCGCTGACCGTCCTCGCCAACAACCGGCACGTGCAGGCGATCAAGCACAAGACCCTCGGGATCGTCGCCGCCAACGTCTTCACCGACGGCCCGCGCCACGCCGGGCACCTGCTCGTCGACGGCCCCGCCTCGGTCATCGTCCAGTCAGGCGAGCGCACGGTCGTCGCCCTGTCCGACCCCACGATGAAACGTGACCGCGTCTCCGTCGTCCTGCACGGCACGTCCCTCCGCGTCGACTCAGCCGACGAGGGGGTGACGGTACGGCGCGTACCGGGCGGCACCCTGGTCCAGGCCACGACCCGCCACGCCTACGGCCGCACCTTCACCGCCACCCTCCGCTGA
- a CDS encoding MFS transporter, with translation MKADTRPATGSLWRDRDFLVFWCAQTLSVAGDSFALIAVPLLVLNVTGSVAQMGLLTGVSGAASVAAGVFAGVLADRFDRRRLLVACDVIRLVLYATIPVVWVFGQHVWLLYAVLPMAAAVGMLFQVTYVAAVRGLAGETRVTEANGMLYATAAAAGILGPSLAGVVSGHLGPTAAIALNAASFGLSAVGVLLTRASRYVVEPVEPTPGRRPWRELLAGAEFLFRHPVLRTLTILLSFFIFMTLGLTDIVIYRLKHDLGQPDSVVGVVLGVGAAGTMVGSMLVARMRRMLGFGPLWIGAQVVSGLAILGLGLAGSVWGVAAIMALYLACVSLAGICSMSLRQQVTPAHLLGRVTSAFWTIHFSLGPVGAAALGWAAARHGATAVFIFAGASCLLLALVALATPVRQRHPERA, from the coding sequence ATGAAGGCTGACACACGGCCGGCGACCGGCTCGTTGTGGCGGGACCGTGACTTCCTGGTCTTCTGGTGCGCGCAGACGCTGTCAGTGGCGGGCGACTCGTTCGCGCTCATCGCGGTGCCCCTCCTCGTCCTCAACGTCACCGGCTCGGTCGCCCAGATGGGGCTGCTCACCGGCGTGTCGGGGGCGGCGTCGGTGGCGGCCGGGGTGTTCGCGGGCGTGCTCGCCGACCGGTTCGACCGGCGCCGGCTGCTCGTCGCCTGCGACGTCATCCGGCTCGTCCTGTACGCGACGATCCCGGTGGTCTGGGTGTTCGGTCAGCACGTCTGGCTCCTGTACGCGGTGCTGCCGATGGCCGCGGCCGTAGGCATGCTCTTCCAGGTCACGTACGTGGCCGCGGTCCGCGGCCTGGCCGGCGAGACCCGGGTCACCGAGGCCAACGGCATGCTCTACGCCACCGCCGCCGCGGCGGGCATCCTCGGCCCCAGCCTCGCCGGAGTGGTGAGCGGCCACCTGGGCCCGACCGCCGCGATCGCCCTCAACGCCGCCAGCTTCGGCCTGTCCGCGGTCGGTGTCCTGCTGACCCGCGCCTCCCGATACGTCGTCGAGCCCGTCGAGCCCACTCCCGGCCGACGGCCGTGGCGGGAACTGCTGGCGGGGGCGGAGTTCCTGTTCCGGCACCCGGTGCTGCGCACCTTGACCATCCTGCTGTCGTTCTTCATCTTCATGACGCTCGGGCTGACGGACATCGTCATCTACCGGCTCAAGCACGACCTCGGCCAGCCGGATTCCGTGGTGGGTGTCGTGCTGGGAGTCGGGGCGGCGGGCACGATGGTCGGCTCGATGCTGGTGGCCCGGATGCGGCGGATGCTCGGGTTCGGGCCGTTGTGGATCGGGGCGCAGGTCGTGTCGGGGCTGGCCATTCTCGGCCTCGGGCTGGCCGGCTCCGTCTGGGGCGTGGCCGCCATCATGGCCCTCTATCTGGCGTGCGTCAGCTTGGCGGGCATCTGCTCCATGTCGCTGCGCCAGCAGGTGACACCCGCACACCTGCTGGGCCGGGTCACGTCGGCCTTCTGGACGATCCACTTCTCACTCGGGCCGGTGGGCGCGGCCGCCCTCGGCTGGGCCGCCGCACGTCATGGCGCGACGGCGGTGTTCATCTTCGCCGGAGCGTCCTGCCTGCTGCTGGCGCTGGTCGCGCTGGCCACACCCGTACGGCAGCGGCACCCTGAGCGCGCGTGA